CGCGGCGGCCTGCGCGGCGGCGCGGGTCGACAGGCGGCGAAGGGCGATAGAATCGCACCAGGCGTTCGGCGAACCGGCGAACGTCTCGATGCCATCGTCTTTGACGATGAGAAGCCCGCCTTCCGGTCGTTTCCGCAGATACAGCACCATCGTCCCGCCCCCTTCTTCCATGATAGCACGGCCGGGGGCGGAACCGGTTTGAAAAAGAAAACCGCTTTTCAGCGGCTTTCGGAATCAGTTGGCTTCCTGGGGGGCGTCGGTCTTGACCGGCGTCGATTTGGTGATGCGGAGCTCGTTGTCGATGTCGAAGAAATGGCACTTGTTCATGTTCAGGGCGAGCTTGATCTTGTCGCCGATGTGGACGTCCGAGCGGGCGCTGACCTTGGCGATGATGTTCGTCTTTCCGACCGAGATGTGGATGTTCGTCTCGGCGCCGAGGAGTTCGGCGACGTCGACGAGGAACTCGGAGGCGGAATCCTTGTACGTCTCGAGCGCGACGAGTTCGTCGTGGATGTCTTCCGGACGGATGCCGAGGACGATCTGGCGGTTCAGGTAATCCTTCTCCTTCAGCATGTTGAACTTCGGCTCCGGAACCTTGACCTTGAGGTTCTCGACGTAGAAGCAGCCGTCGTCCTGGACCTCGCCGTTGAGGAAGTTCATCGCCGGCGTACCCATGAAGCCGCCGACGAACATGTTGTTCGGGTTGTCGTAGAGTTCCTTCGGGGCGCCGATCTGCTGGACGCGGCCGTCCTTCATGACGACGATGCGGGTCGCCATCGTCATCGCCTCGATCTGGTCGTGGGTGACGTAGATGGTGGTCGTGCCGAGGCGCTCGTGCAGCTTGATGAGCTCGGCTCTCATGGCGACGCGCAGCTTGGCGTCGAGGTTGGAGAGCGGCTCGTCCATCAGGAAGACCTTGGCGTCGCGGACGATCGCGCGGCCGAGGGCGACGCGCTGGCGCTGTCCGCCGGAGAGGGCCTTCGGCTTCCGGTCGAGGTAGCCGGTGAGGCCGAGGATGTCGGCGGCGTTCTTGACGCGGCGTTCGATCTCGTCCTTGGGCATCTTGCGGAGCTTGAGGCCGAAGGCCATGTTGTCGTAGACCGACATGTGGGGATAGAGGGCGTAGGACTGGAACACCATCGCGATGTTTCGATCCTTCGGGGCGACGTCGTTGACGAGCACGTCGTCGATGTAGAGTTCGCCGGCGGTGATCTCCTCGAGGCCGGCGACCATGCGGAGCGTGGTCGACTTGCCGCAGCCGGACGGGCCGACGAAGACGATGAATTCCTTGTCCTTGACGTCGAGGGTGAAGTCGAAGACGGCCTGCACGCCGTTGTCGTACACCTTGTCGAGATGCTTGAATGCCAATGTTGCCATGCCTGGTTCCTCCGGGATGTGGATTTTGTCATCACGTTCGATTATAGCGGACGAAAGCGCTTTTTCCTATATGCAAAATGCACAAATCAATGGCGGAAGAGAAGATAGACCGCAAGCCCGCCGGTGAACGTCCGGACGTCGATGCCGGTCTTCGCGAGGAAGTGGTCGAGACGGTAGTTCAGGGTGTTGCGGTGCATGTACAGCGCCCGGGCGGCGCGCGACGCGTTCTGGTCGGCGCGGATGAAGCCGACGGCGGTGTCGACGGTCTCGGCGCCGACGAGGCCGACGTAGTAGTCGCGGAGCGTCCGGTGCAGTCCGGAGAGGTCGCGCATGACCGCCTCGGTCGCGATCTCGGCGGCGCCGTAGATTCCGTGTCCGAGCCGCGGGAGTTCCTTCAGGACGGCCGCGACGGGATAGTCCGCCGCGGCGGGGACGACGAATACGGTGAGGTCCTGGATGAATTCCTGGACCGCGAGTTCGCGCACCCGGCGGAGGTCGGCGTCGTCCTGCGCCCCGGCGTAGGAGAGGCGGAACAGGTCGGGTCCGGCGGGGGTGACGGCGATGTCGCCGTACGCCGCGAAAAAGGCCGCCAGGGATTCCTGGTCGGCATTCTTCATCAGGACGTAGGCGGTCTGCCGTTCCATCGCATCCTCCGCGTCAGACGACGTAGTCGCCGCGGTACGACAGAAGCATCACCGACACGACGCCGGCGAGGTCCTTGATCGGTTCGATCCGCTTCGAGACGTCCCTGTTCCCGCGGATCTCGAAGGTGAACTCGGCCTTGTCCTTCTGGATCGACTTGTTGCGGACGGCGGCGTTCCGATAGATCGCCTTCGCGGCGGAAAGGAGCCCGTCTTCGTCGAAGGCGCCCTCGATCCGGACGATCAGGATGTACGGGGTGGTGAAGATCTCAAGCGCCTGGACCGCCAGAATGGCGGCGCCGATGACGGCCGAGCCGAGCACCGCGAGCAGGCCCGAGCCGGCGCCGACGGTGATCCCGATGCCGATCGTCCAGAACATGAAGATGGTGTCGAGCGGGTTCTTGATGGCCGTGCGGAAACGCACGATCGAGAGTGCGCCGACCATGCCGAGCGAGAGCACGACGTTCGACGAGACGGCCATGATGACCATGCAGGTCACCAGCGCCGAGATCGGCAGCGTCATCGAGAAGCTCTTGTTGTAGACGGTCGTCTGGTACGAGAGCTTGTAGATGAACAGCACCCAGAGCGACAGCGCGAACGCCACCAGGAGGTTGAAGGCGATCTCGCCGGGGGTCAGTTCCATCACCGACCAGTTCTCGAAGAATTCCTGAAGCGTGAACAGCGTGTAAGGCATCCTCATCATCTCGCGATCTCACGGGTTGAGCAGAATCCAGCCCATGTAGTATTTGGAATACGAAACCACCTGGTGGTTCCTGTGAAACAGGATCTTGCGGAGCGTTTCGGGAAGCAGTCCGGTGTACTTGACCTCGAGGATCGTCTGCCCGGGCTCGAGCACCCGGCGGGCGAAGGCAGGGTCCGAATCGAAGAGCCGGGCGGTGACGTCCTTGTCGAAGGTGACGCGGACGTCGCCTGCGGGGAAGGTCCAGGCTTCGCGGACGTAATCGACGACGATCGCCGGGCGGAGGTCGTCGAGCTTCATCCGCACGAGGACATCGGCCATCAGGCGGACGTTCGCGTAGGCGGCGACGCCGTCGGCGTCCGCCGTCAACAGGGCGCGCTTCATCGGCTCGTCGAGCCAGATCGACTCCTTCGCGGTGAGGGTTCCGACCTTGGTCTTGGACTCGAGGCGGCACGGTCCGCCGGCGTAGCTGCGGACGCGGTACTTCTGGTGGTATTCGACGCCGTCGGCCTTCTCGCCGACGCGCGAACAGTACAGATCGTCGAAATAGACGCTCGAGACCGCGTATTCGCCGGTTCGGGAATCGGCGTAGAGGTCACGGTTCATCGTGAGCGCAAGCTGGTTGGAAAGCTGCGCGACCTCGTGACGGGCGAGCAGGAACTTGAGTTCGGTCCGCGTGAGCTCCATCGGCGCACCTCCCCTCTAAACGGATGAATGCCGACTCGCGCCGGCATTCCCATTATACCATGAATTTGATCGTTTGAACTCCCTCATTCGCCGGTGATGCCGGTCTTCTCGATGCCCTCGACGAACGACTTCTGGCCGACGAAGTACAGGATCAGGAGCGGAATCACGGAGATGACGGTGGCGGCCATCTTGAACGGTTCGGAGAGACGCACCTCGGTGCCGGGGTGCGGCGACGCCGACGCCTGCTGGCGGAAGAGGTCGTCGAACATGTCGAGACGGGTCATGAAGAGCTTGACGCCGTCGCCGACCAGCATCCGCGTCACGTAGGTCTCGTTCCAGTTCCAGACGAACGAGAACAGGAAGACGACGACGATCGTCGACAGCGAGAGCCGGATCGTGATGTGCCAGAACAGCTGGATGGGCGTGGCGCCATCGATCTTGCCGGCCTCGTAGAGGTCGTGCGGGATCATCTTGAAGAAGTTGATGAAGATGAGGATGAGGATCGCGGAATTGACTCCCTGGCCGAAGAAGGCCATGATGATCTGCGACTGGTAGGTGTTGAGTCCGCGGCCCGGGCCGCTCCAGTCGAAGGACTGGTAGAATTCCTTGAACATCGTGTACTGGGTGATGAGCAGGATCGGGACCGGGATGATGAAGGAGGCGAGCAGAAGCGTGTAGAGCAGCTTCTTCCCACGGAACTCGTAGCGGGCGAAGGCGAAGCCGGTCAGCGCCGAGACGACCGTCTGGAGGACGGCGAGGAGGGTGGAGTAGAAGACGGAGTTCATGAGCGAGGCGGTGCCGTCGAGCACGAACCACACGACCGAATAGTTGGCGAGCGAGAGATGCTTCGGGATCCAGATGATCTCGGGATCGACGACGTCGGTGATGCTCATGACGGAGAGCGAGAGCATCTTCATGATCGGGTAGAGGAACACGTAGCTGATCGTGATCAGGAAGACGTAGACGGCGATCGTCGAGATCGTGCGCATGATCCGCACCTTGCGGGTGTGGAGCAGGCGGCGGAGTCCGGCGGCGAATCCGCACATCCGGGCGCGGAGCGTCTGGAAACGGGCAAGGAGCGCCTTCATCGCGCCTCACCCCCGTTCTTCTCGAGCTTGCGGCGCGCCGCGATCGCTTCCATGTTCCGGCGCTGGATCGACGTGAGTCGGACTTCCCTCGTCTTTTCCGGACGGCCGAGCAGCAGGTAGGCGATCCCGATGATGAGGAACACGGCGACGGAGTACAAAAACGAATAGGTCGAGGCGAGGCCGATGCCGTTGGCGGTCTCCCACATGATCTTGCGGCGGATGATCTCGTAGACGGGGTTGAGCGAGAACGTCCCGAGCTGGACGATCGCGAACACGGCCGAGATGAAGGCGGTCGTGCGCACGATCGGCACCTTGATCTTCCAGAGGATCTGCCAGCCGTTGGCGCCGTCGATCTTGGCGGCCTCATAGAGGTTCACGTTGATCTTCTGGAGCGCGTTCAGGAAGAGGATGACCGGGATGCCGGTGAACCAGAGGACCATCGTGAAGTTCTCGAAGAGGCCCGACAGCGCCCGCGCGAATCCCGGGCTGTAGGACAGGATCATCTTGAAGATGATGTTGTCGGCGTAGCTCAGGAGCGATCCGGCGCCGTTGTACTTCAGGATGCCGGCGACGGGACCGCTCATGATGATGACGGGGAAGAAGAAGATGACGCGGAAGAGCCCCTGGCCCTTGACGCCGGTGTTGAGGAGGATGGCGAGGATGAAGGCGACGATGATGATCGTCGGCACGTATGTCAGTTCCATCACGATGAAGTCGAGGAGCGCGGGAAGGAAGTCGGTCGAACGGAAGGCGAGGCCGTAGTTGCCGCCGACGTCGAGGAGATTGAAGTCGTACGTGAGTCCGAGCGCCTCGGAGGTGATCGTGAAGAACGAGTTGTAGATCGTCTTCACGAACGGATAGACGACGAAGAGAAGGAACCCGAGGAGCCACGGGAGGATGAAGAGGTAGGCGATCTTGTTCTGGTTCTCGATCCGGGTCTCGCCGGTCAGCGTGCGGATCAGCCGGTCCTTGGCCATGTCAGTCGCCTCCGATCACGGCGGCCGAGAGCGCCGGGACATGGATCCCGCCCGCGTTCTGGTCCTCGTCGGTATAGTTGATGTAGATCGCGGTGCCGTCGTCGTAGAGGTTGCGGACGAGGCCGGCACGGATCACGTCGCGATCGATCCAGACGGCGTCCGTGACGGCGCCGAGGGCCGCGTTGGTGTCCTGGTAGATCGACCGGATGAGGTCTTCGTACAGCGCGTATTCGGTGGAGTAGTAGTCGCTCGAGTTGGTGTCGGAAAGATGGTAGGCGGCGTCATGCGTCAGGACGAACGACGGCCAGACGTTGTAGTCGATCATGCGCAGTACGTCCGAACGGGTGTAGAACGAGAAGTTCGAATACCCGGCGTACAGTTCCATCGTGCCCTGGAGGACGAGCTGCAGGAACGGGACGGTGTCGGTCTCGATCAGATACTGGGTGGTGTAGACGTCCATCTGGAGGTAGCGTCCGACATACGGAAGCAGGTATCCGTTCGGCCGCACGGCGTTGATCGTCGCCTCGTCCGCGACGTCGGCCACGGCTTCGCGGTAGAGCGCGATCGCGGCGGTCCTTGTCGTGATGTCGCCGGTGTAGTCGGTGATGAGGGTGTTCGAGATGCCGTCGAGCGTGAGCGACGCGACGCCCATCGAGAGGAAGGTGTCCGACTGCTCGGAAAGCCACAGGATGCTCTTCGTCGGCCGCGCGAACATGAAGAGCGCGATCGGCGATTCGTACGACAGGACGGTGGCGTACCATCCCGAAGGATGCTTGGCGGCGTTCCTGAGCGGGTTGATCTGCTCCTCGTTGATCGTCGCGTAGTCCTGCTGGAAGGAGATGTCGACGCCGCGCCCGGCGTATTCCTCGATCAGATCGGCGAAGGCCCTCTTCGTGCCGATCGCCGAGGTGAAGACCGCCTTCGTGGGGTTCCCGAGGGTGACGCCGCCGTCCGCCCAGCCGATCAGGCCGGAGGAGACGTTGGCGATCCCGCCGGCGATCACGTCGTCGAGGATGTCGCCGACCTGGGAGGCCGTCGTGACGACGTCGAGGGTGTAGCCGACGATCGATTCCTCGCTGTCGGCCATCAGGAAGTCGAGACGGATGCCGATGTCGCCGGCTGCGCGATCCTGGAGGGAGAGTTCCCCGCGTTCGATCAGGAAGTCCTTGTACTTGAGCGCCATCCCGACGTAGTTCGCGGGGTAGCCGTCGACGGTGCCGTCGCCGGCGAGGAAATCGTAGTGCATGTGGATGTCGCACGGATTCAGGGTCTCGCCGATCGACTGCACGGTATCCGCGCCGTCGTGCGAGAAGATGCGCTGGAAGGTGAAGTTGGTCGAGAACAGCGCATAGGTGTAGTTGTAGTTGTAGATGGTCTCCTCGGGGACCGAGACCACGGACATGTATTCCGCCCCGGCCTCGGCGTAGGCGACGAAGGCCGCCTGGTCGTTGCCGTGGGCCATGCCGTAGACGGGCACGGTCGCCGTCTTGTAGGGCACGAAGGATCCCTGCCAGCTGAAATACTCGGGATTGTTCTGGGAGGCGTCGGGACCGTAGACGACGGCTGAATACTTGGTCAGGGACACGCTGTTGTCGCGATAGCGGATGAGCGCTCCCGGTCCGTCGGGGACGAGCGAATAGCCGCCGATCAGGTCGTTCTGCACTTCGGTGACGTCATAGTTGGCGAGCGTCTCGCCATCGGTGTCGAACGTCGTGAAGACGGCGGAACGGCCGCCGACGGCCCCCATGAAGGTGGCGACGCCGATCGCGGAGAGGTAAGGCAGGCAGGTTCCCTCGATGCTCTCGAAGTCGACGACGATCTCGAAGCCGTCTTCCGACAGGAGGATGTCCGCCGGAATCGTCAGATCGAGGTTCGCGTCCTTGACGCCGAGACCGGTGACCGCGAAGGTGAAGCGCCAGCGGTTCTCGTCGCCGTCGACCATCCGAAGCGTCGAGTCGACGTCGTAGAGGGCGGTCTTGAGATAGCTGCTGTAGACTTCCTTCTCTTCCCAGGTGGATTCGCTGTCGCCCTTGCGGTAGTACTTGAAGAACATGAGCGAGTTGGCGACGAGCGGTCCGGTGGTCGTGCCGGTGATCGTGTCGACCTCGATCTCGCAGGCTTCCGCGAAGGCGTCGTAGGTGATGTCGCCGTTGCGGTACTGGCTGCGGGCGTCCTTGCAGACGGTGGCCTGGGTGGTCTGCGTCACCGTCGAATCGACGTCGAGGCCGGTCTTCCAGACGTAGCCGTTGCGCTTGTCGAGGACGACGAGGACGTCGCGGGCCTCCTGCCACCAGAAGGTGAAGTTGACGTTGTCGGACAGTTCCGCGTAGCCGCCTTCGTCGAAGTCGGCGGCGGGGATGTCGGTCAGGGTCTCGGGGTTCTCCAGGGTATCGCGCCCCGTCGGGACGTAACTCGCGTAGAGGAGCACCGGCGAGAGCGTCAGAACCATGACGGCGGCGAGGATGATCTTCTTAACCGAGAACATTGCGGATCGCCTCCCAGATGAGTTCGTAGAGGAACGTGAAGAGCTGCCTGATCGTCATCTGCACGAACGACAGCACGAGCAGGATGACGATCACGAAGACGATGGTGACGAGGACGCTCTTCACGGTCTGGCCGAAGGTGTAGTTCTGGATTTCGGAGACCGAGAGGAAGATGAGCATGCCGCTCCAGGCGAGGCCGATGCCGAAGACGAGCTGAAGCACGAAGACCTCGTTCAGGGTCGCCACGTAGGAGAGCGCGGTCGTGAGGACGCAGGCGACGATGAACGGCCAGAGCGAATAGGCGAAGCCCTTGAAGATCGCCCCGAGTGTCCCTTCCCCGTCTTGGATCGAGGTGACGAGCCAGCTGCAGACGATGAAGAGGCCGATCAGGATCACGAAGCCGAGGATGATCGAGCCGAGGTCGAGATCCTCGATCGACTGCGACTGGAAGATGAAGTCCTTCCCGGCGATGTAGAAGAGATACGCGAAGAACGCCAGGACGAGCAGAATCGATGCCCCGACATAGGATCCCTTCCGGCCGATCCGGAGATAGTAGAACGAGTCCGAAGGCTTCCGCATGACCGCGCGGGCATAGGTCACGTTCTCGATCGGACGGATCGAGTTGACGCGTCCGGCGAAGGCGCGGACCGGTGCGAGAATGTGTTTCCGCCGGTCGACGAAACGGACGACGACGGTGACCAAGGCGATGAAGATGCCGCCCATGATGGCGGGCAGGAGCCACTGCTGCATCCAGATGTTGCGGAGTTCCCAGTAGGCCTCCGAATAGAGTTCGCGGTTGCCGGCGATCTCGAAGTGTTCGGCCGCGAGTTCGTACTGCTCGAGGCGGAAATAGTTGCGGGCGATCGAATCGTGGGCGAGGATCGACATCTGATTCAGGCGGAGGACCTCCTGCCAGAGTTCGATGGCCGCCTCGTAGTCGGTCTCCTCATAGAGCCGGATCGCCTCGTAGATCGTCTCCGAATAGTCGGTGGTGACGAACGACTGGAGGTAGTTGTTCTTCTCGTCGACGGTCCAGATGGTTCCCTCGTCGTCGACCGCGAGGCTCGACAGGATGTTGAAGAACCCGGCGATGTCGTCGGTCGCATAGGACCCGAAGCGGTAGATGAGGGCGCCGTCGTTGGTGTAGACGTCGATGTGGCCGCTCTGGTCGGAGACGTAGATGACGCCGCCGTCGTCGACCCAGATGTCGGTCGCCTTCTCGGTCGTGAAGAACATGTCGACGATCGTGTTGGTTCCCTGGGTGTTGTGGCGCTTGACGTTGTCGTCGGATTGTCCGGACGAGGACGAATAGACGATGCCGTCGACGTCGATGAAGACGCTCGAGAAGACGGACGGCGTCATGTTGATGCCGAGGTCGTCGAGCTGGCTCTGCGAGAAGAGCAGCTTCTGGATCTGCTCCTTGAAGGACAGCGTGACTTCGTTCGCCGAGAAGTAGCCGAGGAACGAGCCGGTGTTCGAGAGCTGCAGGATGCCGTCGGAGGTTCCCTTCGAGACGACGTACATGATCCCGGCCTTGTCGACCGCGACCTTCTGCGGCGAGAAGTCGAGATCCTCGAGGAGGATCGAGTCGGGCTTGCCGAAGGTCTCGAGGAGGGTGCCCGCGGAATCGAAGTGGAAGACGACGCCGGCGCCGTCGTCGGCGACGAAGATGTCGCCCCGCGAGACGTACTCGGAATCGTCGAGGAAGACGAAGACCCCGGAGGGACTCGCCATGCCGGGGCAGGTGATCGTGCGCACGATGTCGCCCGTCCGCTGGTCGTAGACGACGATCCGGTGGTTGCCGGAATCGGCGATCACGAGCCGTCCGAGGTCGTCGAAGACGAGGTCGGCGGGGGCTTTGAGGCCGAGACCGGTGAGCGTCTGGCCGGGAAGATAGGCGTCCTGGGTGCGGGTGAAGTGGTGGTTCTCGTCGAAGGCGTACGTGTAGGTCGTGGACGACGAGGCTTCGACGCGGGGGGCGGTCGCCGCGATCACCGCGGCGCAGAGGACCGTCGCAAGGACGGCGAGGATTTTCTTGAACGTTTTCATCCGCGTCCCTCCTTACTTGATGCCCGAATGGGACATCGTGTCCATGACGTTGCCCTGCATCACCACGAAGATGACGAGGTTGGGGATGAACATCACGAGTCCGGCGGCGGCCGCGATCCCGACGCCGGCCGGGCCGGCGTTGGAGGCGGCGAGCGAGTTCATGTAGAACGCGAAGGTCTTCTTCGTCTCGTCGATCACGTAGATGTTCGAAGACTCGGTCGAGTTCCAGATCATCTGGAAGGAAAGGATCGCGACGGTCGCAAGCGCCGGCTTGACGAGCGGACCGACGATCTTGGTGATCAGGTGCCAGTCGTTCGCGCCGTCGATCCTGGCCGCCTCGAGGAGCTCGTCGGGGACCTGGTCGACGAACTGCTTGACGAGGAAGAGACCCACGGGCATCGCCAGATACGGGATGATGTGGGAGAGGAAGGAATCGGTGAGTCCGAGCGACGAGACGACGAGGTAGCGGGGAATCGCGACGGCGGTCGCGACGAACATGAGCGCCGTCTGGTTGATCGAGAACAGGAACTTCTTGGCGCGGAAGCGCTTCTTCGAGAGCGCATACCCCGTCGCCAGCGTGATCAGGAGCGTGGCGACGATCGTGATCGTGGTCACGATCAGCGAGTTGAAGAGATAGCGCGACATCGGCACGCCCGTCGACGAGGCGGTGCGGAGGAGCTTGGAGAAGTTCTCGAGCGTCGGATTCAGGACGAAGAGCCGCGGCGGGAAGAGGAACAGTTCCGACAGCGGCTTGAACGCCTGGCCGACGACATAGAAGAGCGGCACCAGCATGAAGAGGCTGATCGGAAGGAGGATCGCGTAGAACTTGAGCTGCGAGCGATGGAAACGGCGGGGGTTGATCTGGGTACCGAGGAAGCTGGACATGGTCTCACCTCAGTCCCGCTCGCCCAGCGCGCGGTAGACCACGCGTGAGAAGAGCATGATGATGAGCAAAAGGATGACCGACAGCGCCGCGGCGTAGCCCATCTCGTAGCGGATGAACCCGTAGTCGTCGATGTGGTTGACGATCAGCTGGCCGGCGTACTGCGGGGTCGGGTTCGATCCCGCCAGCGCGACGCCGATGCCGCCGGCGTTGAAGGCGCCGACGATCGCCATCACGGCGCCGAAGAGCATCTGCGGCTTCATCGACGGGATCGTGATGTAGAAGATCTCCTGCATGCGGTTCTTGATGCCGTCGATGTAGGCCGCCTCGTACATCTCGCGGTTGACGTTCAGGATGCCGGCGAGCATCGAGAGGAAGCCGATGCCCATCGAACTCCACAGCGTCACGAAGATCATGATCTGCATCAGGTAGTTCCCGGACTGGAGGAAGTCGATCGGCACGTCGATCCAGCCCATGTTGAGCAGGATGGCGTTGATGTAGCCGGAACTGTCGCCCGAGAAGAGCGTGCGGAAGATGACGGTGACGAGCACGCCGCCGAGCATCGACGGCATGTAGAGCGCGAGCGCCAAAAACTTGCGCGGCGTCGCCTGGATCTGCGACAGCATCCACGCCATCAGGAAGGAGAGCGCGTAGCCGCCGGGACCGGTGATGATCGCGTACTTGAGGGTGTTCGGCAGAACATTCCTAAGAAAGACGGAATCCTGCGTCAGGATCATGATGTAGTTCCCGAAGCCGTAGAACTCGGCGACCACGGGTCGCTCGATGACGTTGAAGTAGGTGAACGAGAGCCCGATCGCGACGAGCACCGGGATGACGATGAAGAGCGAGAACAGGATGACGTAGGGGAGCAGCAGGAGGACCGTCGAGGCCTTGTCCCCGGAAAGCCGCTTCATCGCCGGCGAGAGTTTCTCGCGGAGCGCCCGGATCGGCTTCATGCCGGCTTCCCCGAGGCGTCGGATCGCGTTTTCAGCCATGGTCAGTCGCCCCCTTCCGCATCATGGGCCGCAATCTGCGCCGCGACCCAGTCCGCACCCCGCACGGTGTACGGGACGAGGACGTTGCCGTCGGCGTCGATGTAGCCGAATTCGGTCATCTTCTTCTTGATCTCGCGGTTGATGTCGATCACGGCCTCGTCGATCGCGATCCGGATCGGGGTGCCGTCGAACGTGACCGTGTTCCAGACGTTCGAGAGACCGCGCTCGAGCAGGTACTGGCCCGGGGTGCGGGGCACGTCGGCGAGCCAGGCGACCATCTCGAGGATGACGGCCTTGTCCACCGGATCGATCGTCGAGTTGGCGACGGCGTCGAGGTTGCCGGACAGCCAGACGTATTCGGGTCCGTAGGTCGACTGCAGGGCGAAGGCGAACTGGCTCTGCGTCGCCGCCGACATCCACCATTTGAGGAATTCCCAGCTTTCGTTCTTCTTCTCCTCGCCGATGTCGCCGAACATGATCGCGGCCGATCCGTTGGCGATGAACCAGCGCTGGATCTCGCCGGTATCCTCGTCCTCGACGCCCGGCAGAAGCCCGAGCGACCATTGCCCGGTCAGTTCGGGAGCGGCGTTCTTGAGCGTCAGGTAGGTGGCGAAGTCGATCACGCCGATCGGCAGCGTGTTGTAGCGGAACGAGTTGTAGAAGCTGGCGACGTAGGAGGGCAGGCTGTACGTCGTGTACAGGTCGGCGAGAAGCTTCAGGCCGCGGTACGATCCCTCGGCGTCGAT
This genomic interval from Candidatus Izemoplasmatales bacterium contains the following:
- a CDS encoding DUF4956 domain-containing protein; its protein translation is MPYTLFTLQEFFENWSVMELTPGEIAFNLLVAFALSLWVLFIYKLSYQTTVYNKSFSMTLPISALVTCMVIMAVSSNVVLSLGMVGALSIVRFRTAIKNPLDTIFMFWTIGIGITVGAGSGLLAVLGSAVIGAAILAVQALEIFTTPYILIVRIEGAFDEDGLLSAAKAIYRNAAVRNKSIQKDKAEFTFEIRGNRDVSKRIEPIKDLAGVVSVMLLSYRGDYVV
- a CDS encoding polyphosphate polymerase domain-containing protein; translated protein: MELTRTELKFLLARHEVAQLSNQLALTMNRDLYADSRTGEYAVSSVYFDDLYCSRVGEKADGVEYHQKYRVRSYAGGPCRLESKTKVGTLTAKESIWLDEPMKRALLTADADGVAAYANVRLMADVLVRMKLDDLRPAIVVDYVREAWTFPAGDVRVTFDKDVTARLFDSDPAFARRVLEPGQTILEVKYTGLLPETLRKILFHRNHQVVSYSKYYMGWILLNP
- a CDS encoding helix-turn-helix domain-containing protein, which encodes MERQTAYVLMKNADQESLAAFFAAYGDIAVTPAGPDLFRLSYAGAQDDADLRRVRELAVQEFIQDLTVFVVPAAADYPVAAVLKELPRLGHGIYGAAEIATEAVMRDLSGLHRTLRDYYVGLVGAETVDTAVGFIRADQNASRAARALYMHRNTLNYRLDHFLAKTGIDVRTFTGGLAVYLLFRH
- a CDS encoding carbohydrate ABC transporter permease, which encodes MKALLARFQTLRARMCGFAAGLRRLLHTRKVRIMRTISTIAVYVFLITISYVFLYPIMKMLSLSVMSITDVVDPEIIWIPKHLSLANYSVVWFVLDGTASLMNSVFYSTLLAVLQTVVSALTGFAFARYEFRGKKLLYTLLLASFIIPVPILLITQYTMFKEFYQSFDWSGPGRGLNTYQSQIIMAFFGQGVNSAILILIFINFFKMIPHDLYEAGKIDGATPIQLFWHITIRLSLSTIVVVFLFSFVWNWNETYVTRMLVGDGVKLFMTRLDMFDDLFRQQASASPHPGTEVRLSEPFKMAATVISVIPLLILYFVGQKSFVEGIEKTGITGE
- a CDS encoding DUF5696 domain-containing protein, with amino-acid sequence MFSVKKIILAAVMVLTLSPVLLYASYVPTGRDTLENPETLTDIPAADFDEGGYAELSDNVNFTFWWQEARDVLVVLDKRNGYVWKTGLDVDSTVTQTTQATVCKDARSQYRNGDITYDAFAEACEIEVDTITGTTTGPLVANSLMFFKYYRKGDSESTWEEKEVYSSYLKTALYDVDSTLRMVDGDENRWRFTFAVTGLGVKDANLDLTIPADILLSEDGFEIVVDFESIEGTCLPYLSAIGVATFMGAVGGRSAVFTTFDTDGETLANYDVTEVQNDLIGGYSLVPDGPGALIRYRDNSVSLTKYSAVVYGPDASQNNPEYFSWQGSFVPYKTATVPVYGMAHGNDQAAFVAYAEAGAEYMSVVSVPEETIYNYNYTYALFSTNFTFQRIFSHDGADTVQSIGETLNPCDIHMHYDFLAGDGTVDGYPANYVGMALKYKDFLIERGELSLQDRAAGDIGIRLDFLMADSEESIVGYTLDVVTTASQVGDILDDVIAGGIANVSSGLIGWADGGVTLGNPTKAVFTSAIGTKRAFADLIEEYAGRGVDISFQQDYATINEEQINPLRNAAKHPSGWYATVLSYESPIALFMFARPTKSILWLSEQSDTFLSMGVASLTLDGISNTLITDYTGDITTRTAAIALYREAVADVADEATINAVRPNGYLLPYVGRYLQMDVYTTQYLIETDTVPFLQLVLQGTMELYAGYSNFSFYTRSDVLRMIDYNVWPSFVLTHDAAYHLSDTNSSDYYSTEYALYEDLIRSIYQDTNAALGAVTDAVWIDRDVIRAGLVRNLYDDGTAIYINYTDEDQNAGGIHVPALSAAVIGGD
- a CDS encoding sugar ABC transporter permease; amino-acid sequence: MAKDRLIRTLTGETRIENQNKIAYLFILPWLLGFLLFVVYPFVKTIYNSFFTITSEALGLTYDFNLLDVGGNYGLAFRSTDFLPALLDFIVMELTYVPTIIIVAFILAILLNTGVKGQGLFRVIFFFPVIIMSGPVAGILKYNGAGSLLSYADNIIFKMILSYSPGFARALSGLFENFTMVLWFTGIPVILFLNALQKINVNLYEAAKIDGANGWQILWKIKVPIVRTTAFISAVFAIVQLGTFSLNPVYEIIRRKIMWETANGIGLASTYSFLYSVAVFLIIGIAYLLLGRPEKTREVRLTSIQRRNMEAIAARRKLEKNGGEAR
- the ugpC gene encoding sn-glycerol-3-phosphate ABC transporter ATP-binding protein UgpC, whose product is MATLAFKHLDKVYDNGVQAVFDFTLDVKDKEFIVFVGPSGCGKSTTLRMVAGLEEITAGELYIDDVLVNDVAPKDRNIAMVFQSYALYPHMSVYDNMAFGLKLRKMPKDEIERRVKNAADILGLTGYLDRKPKALSGGQRQRVALGRAIVRDAKVFLMDEPLSNLDAKLRVAMRAELIKLHERLGTTTIYVTHDQIEAMTMATRIVVMKDGRVQQIGAPKELYDNPNNMFVGGFMGTPAMNFLNGEVQDDGCFYVENLKVKVPEPKFNMLKEKDYLNRQIVLGIRPEDIHDELVALETYKDSASEFLVDVAELLGAETNIHISVGKTNIIAKVSARSDVHIGDKIKLALNMNKCHFFDIDNELRITKSTPVKTDAPQEAN